A single genomic interval of Nonomuraea rubra harbors:
- a CDS encoding DUF418 domain-containing protein, translating into MPPHLTAPDAAGPVLTSSGRPRIAALDVLRGFTLCEILLANIQLMASGDTAVAVQPMGAWDPWLGLPVFSLLFGIGFSLLLDSAAGRAARPRLVLLRRMAALLAIGLAHVLLWPGEILHKYAAVGLLVLLPSTWLPRWAVAGLSAVFLAVALAGGGGPLLIAGLFLLGSALVRYGVAEKIGTSARGPLLLGLAFAAGLAAALWVRSAAGTTQPVLVSGLADLLLAGVYVCALLVLLRTPLRVVLQVVFAPLGRMALTCYLTATILVLAAGNLLGLPISRSLTTAYLAAGVVLVAQWLFCTLWLRRHRQGPAEWAWRWATWARRPAG; encoded by the coding sequence ATGCCCCCTCACCTCACGGCACCGGACGCCGCAGGCCCGGTCCTGACCTCCTCCGGACGGCCGCGGATCGCCGCGCTCGACGTCCTGCGCGGGTTCACACTGTGCGAAATCCTGCTCGCCAACATCCAGCTGATGGCCAGCGGAGACACCGCCGTCGCGGTGCAGCCCATGGGCGCCTGGGACCCCTGGCTCGGGCTGCCCGTCTTCTCCCTGCTGTTCGGCATCGGGTTCTCGCTGCTGCTCGACTCCGCCGCCGGCCGCGCCGCCCGCCCCCGGCTCGTGCTGCTGCGCCGGATGGCGGCGCTGCTCGCGATCGGTCTCGCGCACGTGCTGCTGTGGCCGGGCGAGATCCTGCACAAGTACGCCGCCGTCGGCCTGCTGGTGCTGCTGCCCTCGACCTGGCTGCCCCGGTGGGCCGTGGCGGGGTTGTCCGCCGTGTTCCTGGCGGTGGCGCTGGCCGGCGGGGGCGGGCCGCTGCTGATCGCCGGGCTGTTCCTGCTGGGCTCGGCGCTGGTCCGGTACGGGGTGGCCGAGAAGATCGGGACGTCCGCCCGGGGGCCGCTCCTGCTGGGCCTGGCCTTCGCGGCGGGCCTGGCCGCCGCCCTGTGGGTACGGTCCGCGGCGGGCACGACGCAGCCGGTCCTCGTCTCCGGCCTGGCCGATCTGCTGCTCGCAGGAGTGTACGTGTGCGCCCTGCTGGTCCTGCTCAGGACGCCGTTGCGGGTGGTGCTGCAGGTCGTCTTCGCGCCACTGGGCCGGATGGCGCTGACCTGCTACCTGACCGCCACGATCCTCGTCCTGGCGGCCGGTAACCTCCTCGGCCTGCCGATCAGTCGGTCGCTGACGACGGCGTACCTTGCCGCGGGGGTCGTCCTTGTGGCCCAGTGGCTGTTCTGCACGCTCTGGCTGCGC
- a CDS encoding NUDIX hydrolase: protein MVPSIPVSVDLVVLTVRNQALCALVWRRDNPPFLRRWSLPGGFIQLDEDLPAAAHRLLSERAGLPGAPVHLEQLQTYGYPDRDPRQRVLSVAYLGLAPDLPASEKAHMSWQPIDSLAVMAFDHRRIMLDGIERARAKLEYTPLGAAFCPPEFTVADLRRVYEIVWGRHLDPRNFHRKVTKAEGFLLETGGTTTRDGGRPAKLYRRGPAELLHPPMLRSLKE from the coding sequence ATGGTCCCGAGCATCCCGGTCAGTGTCGACCTGGTCGTGCTCACCGTACGCAACCAGGCGCTGTGCGCCCTGGTGTGGCGCCGCGACAACCCGCCGTTCCTGCGCCGCTGGTCACTCCCCGGCGGCTTCATCCAGCTCGACGAGGACCTCCCCGCAGCCGCCCACCGCCTCCTGTCCGAACGCGCGGGCCTGCCGGGCGCCCCGGTCCACCTGGAGCAGCTCCAGACGTACGGCTACCCGGACCGCGACCCCCGCCAGCGCGTCCTGAGCGTCGCCTACCTGGGGCTGGCCCCCGACCTCCCGGCCTCGGAGAAGGCCCACATGAGCTGGCAGCCGATCGACTCGCTCGCCGTCATGGCCTTCGACCACCGCCGCATCATGCTCGACGGAATCGAGCGGGCCCGCGCCAAGCTGGAGTACACCCCGCTGGGAGCGGCGTTCTGCCCGCCGGAGTTCACGGTGGCGGACCTGCGCAGGGTGTACGAGATCGTCTGGGGCCGCCACCTCGACCCGCGCAACTTCCACAGAAAGGTCACGAAGGCGGAGGGCTTCCTCCTGGAAACAGGCGGCACCACCACCCGCGACGGCGGCCGCCCCGCCAAGCTCTACCGCCGCGGCCCCGCCGAGCTCCTCCACCCCCCCATGCTCCGCAGCCTCAAGGAGTAG
- a CDS encoding TetR-like C-terminal domain-containing protein — MRAVVGTGGDGAGVCRRERQQQLEAILEREQTRGNPTPATERAIDALLAPLYYRAVFTDQVPTPEWARTLVSHLLPD, encoded by the coding sequence GTGCGTGCCGTCGTCGGCACGGGCGGAGACGGCGCCGGCGTGTGCCGCAGGGAGCGCCAGCAGCAGCTCGAAGCCATACTCGAACGCGAACAGACCCGGGGTAACCCCACCCCGGCGACCGAGCGCGCCATCGACGCGCTGCTCGCCCCCCTCTACTACCGGGCCGTCTTCACCGACCAGGTCCCCACTCCCGAATGGGCGCGCACCCTCGTGTCACACCTGTTGCCGGACTGA
- a CDS encoding alpha/beta fold hydrolase: protein MVALDALHYLSLFPAMSEEQVEGMLRVFREDFAAGVRGLVEGGSPEGTDPALKDAYFEKMVAVRQPAGVRSIEGLVRWDMDAALREIRQPVTVFAIRELVTREAIERYGDRLEIVLVELGSHHFPVESPEGTAELLAGVVAAEAVPPEPTP from the coding sequence GTGGTCGCGCTCGACGCGCTGCACTACCTGTCCCTGTTCCCGGCGATGAGCGAGGAGCAGGTCGAGGGGATGCTGCGCGTGTTCCGGGAGGACTTCGCCGCAGGGGTGCGCGGGCTGGTCGAGGGAGGGTCGCCGGAGGGGACGGATCCGGCTCTGAAGGACGCGTACTTCGAGAAGATGGTCGCCGTGCGGCAGCCCGCGGGGGTGCGGTCCATCGAAGGGCTGGTGCGCTGGGACATGGACGCGGCACTGCGGGAGATCAGGCAGCCGGTCACGGTGTTCGCGATCCGTGAGCTGGTGACTCGGGAGGCGATCGAGCGTTACGGGGATCGGCTCGAGATCGTGCTCGTCGAGCTGGGTAGCCATCACTTCCCGGTGGAGTCGCCGGAAGGCACGGCCGAGCTGCTGGCCGGGGTGGTTGCCGCGGAGGCGGTGCCGCCCGAGCCTACTCCTTGA